From the Rhodoferax mekongensis genome, one window contains:
- a CDS encoding copper chaperone PCu(A)C, translated as MTFSRSTLSAALAAGLSVMASGAWAQAVDVQNAWARATVQGQKATGAFMTLKASTDAKLVSVSSPVAGVAEVHEMKMEGDVMKMRAFAAGLDLPAGKSVELKPGGYHIMLMDLKLPLQKDTTIPLTLTFKDAKGVETKKELKVAVSQTAPAGSAPAASHGEHKH; from the coding sequence ATGACTTTTTCCCGTTCGACCTTGTCGGCCGCCTTGGCTGCCGGACTCTCTGTGATGGCCTCGGGCGCTTGGGCCCAAGCCGTGGATGTACAAAACGCCTGGGCCCGCGCCACCGTGCAGGGCCAAAAGGCGACTGGTGCCTTCATGACGCTGAAAGCGTCGACGGACGCCAAACTGGTGAGCGTGAGCTCGCCCGTGGCGGGGGTTGCCGAGGTGCACGAGATGAAGATGGAAGGCGATGTCATGAAAATGCGCGCCTTCGCCGCGGGTCTGGACTTGCCGGCGGGCAAGTCCGTTGAGCTCAAGCCCGGCGGGTACCACATCATGCTGATGGACCTGAAATTGCCTCTGCAAAAAGACACCACCATTCCGCTCACCCTGACGTTCAAAGACGCCAAGGGCGTGGAGACCAAGAAAGAGCTCAAGGTAGCGGTGTCTCAGACAGCACCTGCTGGTTCGGCTCCTGCAGCTTCGCACGGCGAGCACAAGCATTAA
- a CDS encoding YcnI family protein, giving the protein MSASAAFSHVTLEDQAAAAGAGYRGVLRVGHGCAGAPTTSITVTIPAGFNGAQPLVKAGWTVSTKVGKLDQPYEMHGTKYTEGVQEITWTAKGAENALPDAFADEFVFRGTTPKMPGTLWFKVVQACDKGTNAWVEIPAAGQDAHSLKSPAARLDVLDVQASGGHAH; this is encoded by the coding sequence ATGAGCGCTAGCGCCGCTTTTTCTCATGTAACGCTGGAGGACCAGGCTGCGGCAGCAGGTGCCGGCTATCGGGGGGTACTGCGCGTGGGCCATGGCTGTGCCGGCGCGCCCACCACATCCATCACGGTCACCATCCCTGCGGGATTTAACGGCGCGCAGCCCTTGGTGAAAGCCGGTTGGACGGTGAGCACCAAGGTCGGCAAGCTGGACCAACCCTATGAAATGCACGGCACCAAGTACACCGAAGGCGTGCAGGAAATCACCTGGACTGCTAAGGGCGCTGAGAACGCATTGCCTGACGCATTTGCCGATGAATTCGTGTTCCGCGGCACCACGCCCAAAATGCCCGGTACCCTGTGGTTCAAGGTCGTGCAAGCTTGCGACAAAGGCACTAACGCCTGGGTCGAGATTCCTGCTGCCGGGCAGGATGCCCACAGCCTGAAGTCTCCCGCCGCCCGTTTGGATGTGCTGGACGTTCAGGCCTCCGGCGGTCACGCCCATTGA
- a CDS encoding DUF2946 family protein, whose translation MASLQSLREARSIVRWMLVLFALSIGVAVAAPAVNPQALTLICTTAGKVTFVAESVGGNADSAPSGMQTHALDCVLCLPAGALPVAMAALHAGPAARSPQPAALPERVPVRFANAASARGPPAQV comes from the coding sequence ATGGCCTCCCTCCAATCCCTGCGCGAAGCACGCTCCATCGTCCGTTGGATGCTGGTGTTGTTTGCTTTGTCCATCGGGGTAGCGGTGGCGGCCCCTGCGGTTAACCCGCAGGCATTGACGCTGATTTGCACGACCGCAGGCAAGGTCACATTCGTCGCCGAATCGGTCGGCGGCAACGCAGACAGCGCACCCTCGGGCATGCAGACCCACGCGCTGGACTGCGTCTTGTGCCTGCCCGCCGGCGCACTGCCGGTGGCTATGGCGGCGCTGCATGCCGGCCCGGCAGCGCGTAGCCCGCAACCGGCAGCGCTGCCCGAGCGTGTTCCGGTCCGCTTCGCCAACGCAGCATCTGCCCGCGGCCCGCCTGCGCAAGTCTGA
- a CDS encoding PhaM family polyhydroxyalkanoate granule multifunctional regulatory protein gives MSDSDTSGFGKFVPGFDFLQNLAKGASTSIPQMPNLGNWVAPTLNVEELDKRIEELKNVHFWLEQNSRALGATIQALEVQKMTLATLKGMNFNIGDMANAIKLKAADSVYSGVQKATEKAAATAKTISDVATGKSDDKAAKTTATPSLVDPLQLWGSLTQQFQNIAASALKEATSKTAADITKNMATGLAKDAIKTAKAATKKAVAKRAAPRKAPAKKSTGR, from the coding sequence ATGAGCGATTCAGACACCTCCGGTTTCGGCAAATTCGTTCCCGGGTTTGACTTTCTGCAGAACCTGGCCAAGGGCGCCAGCACCAGCATCCCCCAGATGCCTAACTTGGGCAACTGGGTGGCGCCCACCTTGAATGTGGAAGAGCTGGACAAGCGGATTGAAGAGCTCAAAAACGTGCACTTCTGGCTGGAGCAAAACTCCCGCGCGCTAGGCGCCACCATCCAGGCGCTGGAGGTCCAGAAAATGACGCTGGCCACCCTGAAGGGCATGAATTTCAACATCGGTGACATGGCCAACGCGATCAAGCTCAAAGCCGCGGATTCGGTCTACAGCGGCGTGCAAAAAGCCACCGAAAAAGCCGCGGCGACGGCCAAGACCATCAGTGATGTTGCCACCGGCAAGTCAGACGACAAGGCTGCCAAAACCACGGCGACCCCATCGCTGGTGGACCCGCTGCAGCTCTGGGGTTCGCTCACTCAGCAGTTCCAGAACATTGCTGCCAGCGCCTTGAAAGAAGCCACCAGCAAGACGGCCGCCGACATCACCAAAAACATGGCCACCGGTCTGGCCAAAGACGCCATCAAGACGGCCAAGGCGGCAACCAAAAAGGCAGTGGCCAAGCGGGCGGCGCCCCGCAAAGCGCCTGCCAAGAAATCAACCGGCCGTTAG